From a single Miscanthus floridulus cultivar M001 chromosome 8, ASM1932011v1, whole genome shotgun sequence genomic region:
- the LOC136477464 gene encoding immune-associated nucleotide-binding protein 9-like, translating to MGGSQYDDEWVLPSADITLVLVGKLGYGKSATGNSILGRKAFVSEYSHASVTNTCQLGSTTLKDGRTINVIDTPGLFDMSITCDDAGKEIVKCMNMAKDGIHAVLMVFSATSRFSREDASTIETIKVFFGEKIVDHMIVVFTYGDLVGESKLKNMLNNAPEYLQNVVELCQNRVVVFDNMTNDRRLQAQQLDKLLDVVDSVCANNGGKPFSDQMFTRIKEVHDREKEVHTLGYSEEQISELKKEIHRTRDEQLAHITSMVEEKLNCTVEKLQQQLMEEQNARLEAEKVAYEARLKSEAEIQKLKESLKKAQMENEEFRRMAQSQGSKCAIL from the exons ATGGGTGGAAGCCAGTACGATGATGAGTGGGTGTTGCCCAGTGCCGATATCACTCTTGTTCTTGTTGGGAAACTTGGCTATGGCAAGAGTGCAACTGGAAATAGCATCCTTGGACGGAAAGCATTTGTATCAGAATATTCACATGCCAGTGTTACTAATACTTGTCAGTTGGGAAGCACTACCCTGAAGGACGGCCGCACCATCAATGTTATTGATACACCAG GGTTATTTGATATGAGCATTACATGTGATGATGCTGGTAAAGAGATTGTTAAATGTATGAACATGGCTAAAGATGGGATACATGCAGTTCTGATGGTTTTTTCTGCCACATCTCGGTTTTCTCGAGAGGATGCAAGTACAATTGAGACCATTAAGGTCTTCTTTGGGGAAAAGATTGTGGACCACATGATTGTAGTTTTTACTTATGGAGATCTAGTTGGTGAATCTAAGTTGAAGAACATGCTAAATAATGCGCCAGAGTATTTGCAG AATGTTGTTGAGCTATGCCAAAACAGAGTTGTCGTCTTCGATAACATGACCAATGACCGAAGGCTCCAAGCGCAGCAACTTGACAAATTGCTTGATGTAGTGGACTCAGTTTGTGCAAACAATGGAGGAAAACCATTTTCAGATCAAATGTTTACTCGCATCAAG GAGGTGCATGATAGAGAAAAAGAGGTGCATACCTTGGGGTATTCAGAAGAGCAGATATCTGAGTTGAAGAAGGAGATTCATAGAACTAGGGATGAACAGCTTGCACACATAACCAGCATG GTCGAGGAAAAGTTAAACTGCACTGTGGAGAAGCTGCAACAGCAACTCATGGAAGAACAGAACGCAAGGCTGGAAGCTGAGAAGGTGGCGTATGAAGCTAGGCTGAAATCAGAAGCGGAGATCCAGAAGCTCAAGGAGAGCCTCAAGAAGGCTCAAATGGAAAACGAGGAGTTCCGGAGGATGGCGCAGAGCCAGGGCAGCAAATGTGCTATCCTATAG